A stretch of Paludisphaera borealis DNA encodes these proteins:
- a CDS encoding glycosyltransferase family 87 protein → MLIRSAWLSPGREYAVLEIDTGPRRLVIGRYARPFFWFLWAAVVITAAAFYYPKAADQRSAFVRWQPQVLKFWDGVNIYDKMYFPNPPIMPITLYPLMTLPPVAAAMSWFLIKAALTTITFLICFDVVKSRDRPLLPPFFQTAILVLSLRPILGDLHHGNINLLILFLLATMFQAWRKGHDTAAGLLLGLAISFKVTPALFLPYFLYKKSWRTVAATFLGLALFLVVIPSLVLGPDFNTLCLKTWWHRMLTPFLIEGNASPQEPNQSIVGVLTRLLTEIKPGTNRYDVRLDLNLASLPPQLVSLLVKGVALGLVGLLAVFCRTKDPDRRSPLYLGEISLVVLTMLFVSERSWKHHFVTLVFPYAYLVYELYAPGLTLRSRYGIAGALVASFLLMASTSSEFGGLFAEGKGHDIAQYYGMFMWAAVVLYAAVAWRLRVGQSSLAVAAATPGRDDPAPNRKLSPAYKTLGAG, encoded by the coding sequence ATGCTGATTCGCTCTGCGTGGCTTTCTCCAGGGAGGGAGTACGCCGTGCTTGAGATCGACACCGGACCCCGACGCCTCGTCATCGGCCGGTACGCGCGACCGTTCTTCTGGTTCCTCTGGGCGGCCGTCGTGATCACTGCCGCGGCCTTCTACTATCCCAAGGCCGCCGATCAGCGCAGCGCCTTCGTGCGCTGGCAGCCCCAGGTGCTGAAGTTCTGGGACGGGGTGAACATCTATGACAAGATGTACTTCCCGAACCCGCCGATCATGCCGATCACGCTCTATCCGTTGATGACGCTGCCGCCGGTCGCGGCGGCGATGTCGTGGTTCCTGATCAAGGCGGCGCTGACGACCATCACGTTCTTGATCTGCTTCGACGTGGTCAAGTCGCGCGATCGGCCGTTGCTCCCCCCGTTCTTTCAGACCGCGATTCTCGTGCTCAGCCTGCGGCCGATCCTCGGCGACCTTCACCACGGCAACATCAACCTCCTGATTCTGTTCCTGCTGGCGACGATGTTCCAGGCCTGGCGCAAGGGACACGACACGGCGGCCGGGCTGCTGCTGGGCCTGGCGATCTCGTTCAAGGTGACCCCCGCCTTGTTCCTGCCCTACTTCCTCTACAAGAAGTCGTGGCGGACGGTGGCCGCGACGTTCCTGGGCCTGGCGCTGTTTCTGGTGGTCATCCCCAGCTTGGTGCTCGGCCCGGACTTCAACACGCTCTGCCTCAAGACCTGGTGGCACCGGATGTTGACGCCGTTCCTGATCGAGGGGAACGCCAGCCCGCAAGAGCCCAATCAGTCGATCGTCGGCGTCCTGACGCGGTTGCTCACGGAGATCAAGCCGGGGACCAATCGCTACGACGTGCGGCTCGACCTGAACCTGGCCTCGCTGCCTCCCCAGTTGGTCAGCCTGCTCGTCAAGGGGGTGGCCCTGGGCCTGGTGGGGCTCCTGGCCGTCTTCTGCCGGACCAAGGACCCCGACCGTCGAAGCCCGCTCTACCTGGGAGAGATCTCCCTGGTGGTGCTGACCATGCTGTTCGTGTCGGAACGGAGCTGGAAGCACCACTTCGTCACGCTGGTATTTCCTTATGCGTATCTGGTCTACGAGTTGTACGCGCCCGGCCTGACGTTGCGGAGTCGATACGGGATCGCCGGCGCCTTGGTCGCGTCGTTCTTGCTGATGGCGAGCACGTCGAGCGAGTTCGGCGGCCTGTTCGCCGAAGGCAAGGGGCATGACATCGCTCAGTACTATGGAATGTTCATGTGGGCGGCCGTCGTCCTTTACGCCGCGGTCGCATGGAGGCTGCGCGTCGGCCAGTCGAGCCTCGCCGTCGCCGCCGCGACGCCCGGGCGCGACGATCCGGCGCCCAACCGCAAGCTGAGCCCGGCCTACAAGACGCTCGGGGCCGGCTGA